A part of Lacibacter sp. H407 genomic DNA contains:
- a CDS encoding DUF420 domain-containing protein yields the protein MSYSSSGQRRGRALPPSIQKNDKLAYILIFTVSIIVFVAVAFLSRIEVKVNLGFDKHIFARLNALINTFVALLLLGALYAAKDKRYRTHKKLMLWAIGFSVLFLVSYICHHLFTGETAYGGSGLVKIVYYFILITHIVLAGLILPFILFTAYRGLTAEFHKHKKLARITWPLWFYVAVTGVIVFLMVSPYYT from the coding sequence ATGTCGTACAGCAGCAGCGGACAAAGACGTGGGAGAGCCTTACCTCCATCCATTCAAAAAAATGATAAGCTTGCTTACATCCTCATATTCACAGTTAGCATAATTGTATTTGTGGCGGTTGCTTTTCTTAGTCGTATTGAGGTAAAGGTGAATCTTGGATTTGATAAACATATTTTTGCACGGCTGAATGCACTCATCAATACGTTTGTTGCATTGTTGCTGTTGGGTGCTTTATATGCTGCGAAAGATAAACGTTACCGTACACACAAGAAGCTGATGTTATGGGCAATCGGCTTTTCTGTTTTATTCCTTGTCTCTTATATCTGTCATCATCTGTTTACTGGCGAAACAGCCTATGGCGGAAGTGGGTTAGTAAAGATTGTTTACTATTTTATTCTCATCACACATATTGTATTGGCTGGTTTAATTCTTCCTTTTATTTTATTTACAGCCTATCGTGGATTAACTGCTGAATTCCATAAACATAAAAAACTTGCACGCATTACATGGCCATTATGGTTTTATGTAGCAGTAACAGGTGTGATCGTATTTCTGATGGTGAGTCCTTACTATACGTAA
- a CDS encoding cytochrome c oxidase subunit 3, translated as MEKVMSSERTQKMHPHKFTLWIAIGSITMMFAGFTSAYIVKSNQAGWEAVQVPKIFYLSTALIVVSSLTIYLAQRAMAIREMARYRMLITITAVLGLAFIATQFIGFSELWSNKITLKDSIAGSFFYIITGVHALHVVGGIIALAVLFFRAYNPKTKYYSTAPVETAGLYWHFVDLLWIYLFVFFLLVA; from the coding sequence ATGGAGAAGGTTATGAGTAGCGAACGAACACAAAAAATGCATCCACATAAATTTACCTTGTGGATCGCCATTGGAAGTATTACAATGATGTTTGCCGGTTTTACCAGCGCATACATTGTAAAGAGTAACCAGGCAGGTTGGGAAGCTGTGCAAGTGCCGAAGATCTTTTATTTATCAACTGCATTGATCGTTGTAAGCAGTTTAACCATTTACCTGGCACAAAGAGCAATGGCCATAAGGGAAATGGCGAGGTACAGGATGTTGATCACAATAACAGCGGTGTTAGGCTTGGCTTTTATAGCAACACAGTTCATTGGGTTTTCAGAATTGTGGTCAAACAAGATAACGTTGAAAGACAGTATTGCGGGATCGTTCTTTTATATTATTACCGGTGTGCATGCGCTTCACGTAGTGGGCGGTATTATTGCATTGGCGGTTTTGTTTTTCAGGGCGTATAATCCCAAAACAAAATATTATAGTACAGCACCTGTTGAAACAGCAGGATTGTACTGGCACTTTGTTGATTTGTTATGGATCTACCTGTTTGTATTTTTCTTACTGGTAGCCTGA
- a CDS encoding SCO family protein produces MSKKGIFGLLLAVGIPVAAYMIVKYASEDAINMPRHYFFDSVSEKTVKGKLVKDTVWHKVENFTFTNQLGKLVSADSLKGKILVVDYFFTRCPNPCPTLTRNMKKMQDAFLKTDSLVHFISFSVDPARDTVEALKRYADKYKVRHSNWWFLTGDKKAIYDLAYNEFKAATIDGGEIDTAFLHTSKFYLLDKDRVIRGWYSGTDTVEMARMARDIGLLFLEKDKKKKRNLFRK; encoded by the coding sequence ATGAGTAAAAAAGGAATTTTTGGTTTATTGCTGGCAGTAGGTATTCCGGTAGCAGCCTACATGATCGTGAAGTATGCAAGTGAGGATGCTATCAACATGCCCCGCCATTATTTTTTCGATTCAGTATCTGAAAAAACAGTGAAGGGTAAGTTGGTGAAAGATACAGTGTGGCACAAGGTGGAGAATTTTACATTTACCAATCAACTTGGAAAGTTGGTGAGCGCCGATTCTCTCAAAGGAAAAATACTGGTGGTGGATTATTTTTTTACACGCTGTCCCAATCCATGCCCCACATTAACACGTAATATGAAGAAGATGCAGGATGCGTTTTTAAAAACGGATTCGCTCGTTCATTTTATTTCCTTTTCAGTTGATCCGGCAAGAGATACCGTGGAAGCATTGAAACGTTATGCCGATAAATACAAAGTGCGCCATAGCAACTGGTGGTTTTTAACCGGAGATAAGAAAGCGATCTATGATCTAGCATATAATGAATTTAAAGCAGCCACGATTGATGGCGGCGAAATTGATACCGCCTTCCTGCATACCAGTAAATTTTATCTGTTAGATAAAGACCGAGTGATACGTGGCTGGTATAGTGGTACAGATACAGTGGAAATGGCAAGAATGGCAAGAGATATTGGCTTGCTGTTTTTAGAAAAAGATAAAAAGAAAAAAAGAAACCTATTTCGTAAATAA
- a CDS encoding T9SS type B sorting domain-containing protein, with protein MNPKNPISLAGTFLFLLLSFFSQAQSFGSFASAVWITDCNQSNFYNTSGTGANLIGPSGNVFQSANLGAHTQNSGTLILRGAEVKSFKNPALSNVCSVRLNYRVYPAGSPSGTFNVIDIPFLEDCNAGAFPSGGPCNAGDQKWQRIIPNGATTPYAPVNLTGFAPGNYELEVYYELVGSNTTTNGCGDIAYDNNSGANYKARFSIQAPTVASNNPSTCNGTEGSVTINGLVPGVSYDITYTDNGNPVGPVTIVANGSGQAIITGLDAGVYAGFSITANGCTTNLFSGVILSNPIIVPSFTAIPAFCAGATAPALPTTSNNGLTGTWNPAIINNMASGSYTFTPDAGQCGLPVTINVTVNPNITPTFSFGTSLTICAGGAVPTLPNNSTNGFNGTWSPAVVDNQNSGVYTFTPTAGQCATTATFTVTVNPNITPTFSFGTAISFCEGAAAPALPTTSTNNITGTWSPAVIDNQNSGTYTFTPTAGQCATTTSLTVTVTPNVTPTFSFGTALTICSGEAVPTLPTTSDNGVTGTWNPATVSNTASGTYTFTPTAGLCAVPTTFTVTVNPNITPTFSFGTTLTICAGGTVPALPAASTNGINGTWSPAVVDDQNSGVYTFTPTAGQCAVPTTFTVTVNPNITPTFSFGTTLTICSGGTVPALPTTSDNGITGTWAASTVSNTASAVYTFTPTAGLCATTTTFTVTVNPNVTPTFSFGTTLTICEGGSVPALPTTSDNGITGTWNPSTVSTTASGVYTFTPTAGLCATTTTFTVTVNPNITPTFSFGTTLTICAGGTVPALPAASTNGINGTWSPAIVDDQNSGVYTFTPTAGQCALPATFTVTVNPNITPTFSFGTALAICSGGTVPALPTTSTNNITGTWSPATVSNTASGTYTFTPTAGQCAVPTTFTVTVDVNITPTFSFGTTLTICSGGSVPALPTTSDNGITGTWAATTVSNTASAVYTFTPAGGQCATTTTFTVTVNPNITPTFSFGTALSVCDGAAVPALPTTSTNGITGTWSPASISNTASDVYTFTPTAGLCAVPTTLTVTVNPILTPTFSFGTTLTICAGATAPTLTTTSTNGISGTWSPATVNNQADAVYTFTPNAGECGTTTTFTVTVTPNTIPTFSFGRTLTICSGGTVPALPTTSDNGVTGTWAATTVSNTTSGVYTFTPTAGICATTQTFTVTVNPILTPTFSFGTSASICIGATVPTLPATSSNGIAGVWTPATVSNTANGTYTFTPNPGECAVAATYTVQVNPVPSVTAPANITVNDGVLVPATNFVTTPSTGVTISWTNSNTAIGLAASGTGNVPQFTATNAGNTDITATITVTPRINGCIGTPVTYIITVKALNKDVFVPNVFSPNGDGKNEVLMVYGNYINKVEMRIFNQWGQQIAMINSRTQGWDGTHNGKPQPVGVYMYVLRAVMNDGRTIDLKGSITLVR; from the coding sequence ATGAATCCCAAAAATCCAATTTCCCTTGCAGGAACTTTCCTGTTTTTATTGCTTTCTTTTTTTTCACAAGCACAATCGTTCGGAAGTTTTGCATCTGCAGTCTGGATCACAGATTGTAATCAAAGTAATTTCTACAATACATCTGGTACAGGTGCCAATTTGATTGGTCCTTCCGGAAATGTATTTCAGAGTGCAAATCTTGGTGCACATACGCAAAACTCCGGAACACTGATCCTCCGTGGTGCAGAAGTGAAATCGTTCAAGAACCCAGCATTATCCAATGTATGTTCTGTTCGGTTGAACTATCGTGTGTACCCTGCAGGAAGTCCTTCCGGTACATTTAATGTAATTGATATTCCATTTCTGGAAGATTGTAATGCAGGTGCTTTTCCATCAGGCGGGCCTTGCAATGCAGGCGATCAAAAATGGCAACGCATTATTCCTAACGGCGCAACCACTCCCTACGCACCTGTAAACCTTACAGGCTTTGCACCGGGCAACTACGAACTGGAAGTGTATTATGAACTTGTTGGATCAAACACCACAACCAATGGTTGCGGCGACATTGCCTACGACAATAACAGCGGCGCAAATTATAAAGCAAGGTTTTCCATTCAGGCACCAACTGTAGCAAGTAATAATCCTTCAACCTGTAATGGAACCGAAGGTTCTGTAACCATCAATGGATTAGTGCCGGGTGTTAGCTATGATATTACTTATACTGACAATGGTAATCCTGTTGGCCCTGTAACAATTGTTGCCAACGGATCGGGCCAGGCGATCATTACCGGACTAGATGCCGGTGTGTATGCAGGTTTCTCAATTACAGCAAATGGTTGTACAACCAATTTGTTTTCGGGTGTTATTCTTTCCAACCCGATCATTGTTCCATCGTTTACTGCTATACCAGCTTTCTGTGCAGGAGCAACTGCACCAGCTTTACCAACTACATCCAACAACGGCCTTACGGGTACATGGAACCCGGCCATCATTAATAATATGGCATCCGGTTCTTATACGTTTACACCAGATGCAGGACAGTGTGGTTTGCCTGTTACCATTAATGTAACAGTAAATCCAAACATCACACCAACGTTTAGTTTTGGAACATCGTTAACGATATGTGCAGGTGGAGCCGTTCCAACATTGCCAAACAATTCAACCAACGGATTCAATGGTACATGGAGTCCGGCTGTAGTTGATAATCAAAATTCAGGTGTATACACATTTACGCCAACTGCCGGACAGTGTGCTACTACTGCAACATTTACCGTAACAGTAAATCCAAATATTACACCCACATTCAGTTTTGGTACTGCTATCAGTTTTTGTGAGGGTGCAGCTGCTCCTGCATTACCAACAACATCAACCAATAATATTACAGGTACATGGAGTCCTGCAGTGATCGATAATCAAAACTCAGGAACGTATACATTTACACCAACCGCCGGACAGTGTGCTACTACAACCAGCCTGACTGTTACTGTTACACCGAATGTAACACCAACATTCAGCTTTGGAACAGCATTGACGATCTGTTCGGGTGAAGCAGTTCCAACCTTACCTACCACTTCCGATAACGGGGTAACAGGTACTTGGAACCCTGCAACGGTAAGCAATACAGCAAGCGGAACTTATACGTTTACACCAACTGCCGGATTGTGTGCAGTACCAACAACATTTACGGTAACAGTAAATCCCAACATTACACCAACATTTAGTTTTGGAACAACATTGACGATCTGTGCCGGTGGAACTGTGCCTGCATTACCTGCCGCATCAACAAACGGTATTAATGGTACGTGGAGCCCTGCGGTAGTTGATGATCAGAATTCAGGTGTATACACATTTACACCAACCGCCGGACAGTGTGCAGTACCAACAACATTTACTGTAACAGTGAATCCGAACATTACACCAACATTTAGTTTTGGAACAACCCTGACAATATGTTCAGGCGGAACAGTGCCTGCACTACCAACCACATCCGACAATGGTATTACCGGTACATGGGCAGCATCAACCGTAAGCAATACTGCAAGTGCTGTGTATACATTTACACCAACCGCCGGTTTGTGTGCAACCACCACCACATTTACAGTAACTGTCAATCCGAACGTGACACCCACATTCAGTTTTGGTACAACTTTGACAATTTGTGAAGGAGGAAGTGTGCCTGCATTGCCAACAACATCTGATAACGGAATTACGGGAACATGGAATCCATCAACTGTAAGTACTACTGCAAGTGGTGTTTATACATTTACACCAACTGCCGGTTTGTGTGCAACTACAACAACGTTTACTGTAACAGTAAATCCGAATATCACACCAACATTCAGTTTTGGAACAACCTTGACGATCTGTGCCGGTGGAACAGTTCCTGCATTACCTGCTGCATCAACAAACGGTATTAATGGTACATGGAGTCCTGCAATAGTTGATGATCAAAATTCAGGAGTGTACACATTTACACCAACTGCCGGACAATGTGCATTACCAGCAACATTTACTGTAACAGTAAATCCGAACATCACACCCACATTCAGTTTTGGAACTGCATTGGCAATTTGTTCAGGCGGAACCGTTCCTGCATTACCAACAACATCAACCAATAATATTACAGGTACATGGAGCCCCGCAACTGTAAGTAATACAGCCAGCGGCACCTATACATTTACACCAACTGCCGGACAATGTGCAGTACCAACAACTTTTACTGTAACAGTTGATGTAAACATTACTCCAACGTTTAGCTTTGGAACAACGTTAACGATCTGCTCAGGCGGAAGTGTACCGGCATTACCAACAACATCCGACAATGGTATTACAGGTACATGGGCTGCAACAACAGTAAGCAATACAGCAAGTGCAGTGTATACATTTACACCTGCAGGCGGACAGTGTGCTACCACAACAACGTTCACTGTAACAGTGAATCCGAACATCACACCAACGTTCAGTTTTGGAACAGCACTCAGTGTTTGTGACGGAGCTGCAGTTCCTGCTTTACCTACTACATCAACCAATGGTATTACCGGAACATGGAGTCCTGCATCAATAAGTAATACCGCAAGTGATGTGTACACTTTTACACCAACCGCCGGATTGTGTGCAGTACCAACTACACTCACCGTAACAGTGAATCCAATACTTACACCAACATTCAGTTTTGGAACAACACTTACGATTTGTGCCGGTGCAACTGCTCCAACATTGACCACTACATCAACCAACGGCATCAGCGGCACATGGAGTCCTGCAACGGTGAATAACCAGGCCGATGCTGTGTACACATTTACACCGAATGCCGGAGAGTGCGGAACGACCACTACATTTACTGTAACCGTAACGCCGAACACCATTCCAACATTCAGCTTTGGAAGAACGCTTACCATCTGTTCTGGTGGTACCGTTCCTGCTTTACCAACTACATCTGATAATGGTGTAACAGGTACATGGGCCGCAACAACAGTAAGTAATACAACAAGCGGCGTATACACATTTACTCCAACAGCAGGTATTTGTGCAACTACACAAACATTTACTGTAACAGTGAATCCAATACTTACACCAACGTTCAGCTTTGGTACGTCTGCATCTATTTGTATTGGCGCAACCGTTCCTACATTACCAGCAACATCCAGTAATGGTATTGCCGGTGTATGGACGCCTGCTACAGTTAGCAACACTGCAAACGGAACTTACACGTTTACACCAAACCCGGGTGAATGTGCGGTTGCAGCAACATATACGGTTCAAGTAAACCCTGTTCCATCTGTAACAGCTCCTGCAAACATTACAGTGAATGATGGCGTACTTGTTCCTGCAACAAATTTTGTTACAACACCTTCAACAGGTGTAACCATTAGCTGGACAAACTCAAACACAGCGATTGGTTTAGCTGCATCAGGTACAGGCAATGTGCCGCAGTTTACCGCAACCAATGCAGGTAACACAGATATTACCGCAACCATTACCGTTACACCACGAATCAATGGCTGTATTGGTACACCGGTAACTTATATCATTACTGTAAAAGCATTGAATAAAGATGTGTTTGTGCCGAATGTGTTCTCACCAAATGGTGATGGCAAGAATGAGGTACTGATGGTATATGGTAATTATATCAACAAAGTGGAGATGCGCATCTTTAACCAGTGGGGGCAGCAGATCGCTATGATCAACAGCCGTACTCAAGGTTGGGATGGTACACATAACGGCAAGCCACAACCGGTGGGCGTTTATATGTACGTATTACGTGCCGTAATGAATGATGGACGTACAATTGATCTGAAAGGTTCCATTACACTTGTAAGATAA
- a CDS encoding cytochrome C oxidase subunit IV family protein: MEHQTFGGEVTMPHDAPGDDSKKRIWKTTWILSGITLVELGFGYLLYATDFGDGLTMAIKGLIVILSLAKAFYIVSIFMHLGDEIRNLIMTIVVPLALFIWFIIAFLWDGNSWKNLRNEYRPLDPVKYEQKAEPATHEGGLK; this comes from the coding sequence ATGGAACATCAAACATTTGGCGGTGAAGTAACAATGCCTCACGATGCACCGGGCGACGATTCAAAAAAGCGGATCTGGAAAACGACCTGGATACTTTCCGGGATCACACTCGTTGAACTTGGATTCGGTTATTTACTATATGCAACTGATTTTGGCGATGGCTTAACCATGGCTATTAAAGGATTGATCGTAATCCTTTCGCTGGCAAAAGCATTTTATATCGTTTCGATCTTTATGCATCTGGGCGATGAAATACGCAACCTGATCATGACCATAGTAGTGCCATTGGCTTTATTCATTTGGTTTATCATTGCGTTTTTATGGGATGGTAATTCATGGAAGAATCTCCGTAACGAATACCGACCATTGGATCCGGTGAAGTATGAACAAAAAGCAGAACCGGCCACACACGAAGGTGGATTGAAATAA
- a CDS encoding cytochrome c oxidase subunit 3, with translation MAQTVAANTKWWSGGKSPFNVEYGKLMMWYFLMSDAFTFGAFLIAYGTVRVSSISWPDPNFVFQSFPFLGNGLPLVFVSLMTFILIVSSVTMVLAVHEGHHGNKKGVIKWMIWTIIGGLAFLGCQAWEWTHLHHEGAWWGRNPFPNADGTVASSNFSNFFFTITGFHGFHVFSGVIINIIVTLMAWRGVFERRGHYLMIEKIGLYWHFVDLVWVFVFLFFYLV, from the coding sequence ATGGCACAAACAGTAGCAGCAAACACAAAATGGTGGAGCGGTGGTAAAAGCCCGTTCAATGTGGAGTATGGCAAGTTGATGATGTGGTACTTTTTAATGAGTGATGCATTTACATTCGGCGCATTTCTGATTGCGTACGGAACTGTACGTGTATCGAGTATTTCATGGCCCGATCCAAACTTTGTGTTTCAATCGTTCCCGTTTCTGGGTAATGGATTACCATTGGTGTTTGTGAGTTTAATGACATTTATTCTCATCGTAAGTTCTGTTACCATGGTATTGGCTGTTCATGAAGGCCATCATGGAAATAAGAAGGGTGTGATCAAGTGGATGATCTGGACCATTATTGGCGGACTTGCTTTCTTAGGTTGCCAGGCTTGGGAGTGGACACATTTGCATCATGAAGGTGCATGGTGGGGTCGCAATCCTTTTCCGAATGCAGATGGTACTGTAGCTTCCAGTAATTTTTCCAACTTCTTCTTTACCATTACAGGCTTCCACGGTTTCCACGTATTCTCCGGCGTTATCATCAATATTATTGTAACATTGATGGCATGGAGAGGAGTTTTCGAACGCCGCGGCCATTATCTGATGATCGAGAAGATCGGATTGTACTGGCACTTTGTAGACTTGGTGTGGGTATTTGTATTTTTATTCTTCTACCTCGTTTAA
- the cyoE gene encoding heme o synthase, producing MSSQPEDKKPVKFGVMGKIEDYKQLIKFTLSFTVVFSSVIAYMLAPNVVEYDFGSILLLFLGGLLVTGSANAINQITEKDTDAVMKRTGNRPVASGRMSVQEATAFAFIAAIVGSLILGLYFSWYAAGLALLSLFIYSFVYTPLKKVNSIAVLVGAIPGALPCLIGWAAAYNEDEFSWTGGWILFAIQFLWQFPHFWAIAWVAHQDYSKAGFKLLPSQQGPTKFTAIQTVIYSLLMIPVGMLPYFFNMSGIVSMWILVAANMFMVMQCVRLYINMDVKSARRVMFSSYIYLPIVLLALLADKIAQQ from the coding sequence TTGAGCAGTCAACCGGAAGATAAGAAACCAGTGAAGTTTGGGGTGATGGGCAAAATTGAGGACTATAAACAGCTCATCAAGTTTACGCTCAGTTTTACAGTGGTGTTCAGCAGTGTGATCGCTTACATGTTGGCGCCAAATGTAGTGGAGTATGATTTTGGAAGTATTCTGCTGTTGTTCCTTGGAGGTTTACTGGTAACAGGAAGCGCCAATGCGATCAACCAGATTACAGAAAAAGATACAGATGCAGTGATGAAGCGCACGGGCAATCGTCCTGTGGCAAGTGGAAGAATGAGTGTGCAGGAAGCAACAGCATTTGCATTCATTGCTGCGATCGTTGGCTCTTTGATCTTGGGATTATATTTTAGTTGGTATGCTGCAGGTTTAGCGCTGCTGAGTTTATTTATTTACAGCTTTGTATATACGCCGTTAAAAAAGGTAAACTCGATTGCTGTACTTGTAGGTGCAATACCAGGAGCCCTTCCCTGTTTGATCGGATGGGCCGCAGCATACAATGAGGATGAGTTTTCATGGACGGGTGGCTGGATATTGTTCGCCATACAGTTCCTTTGGCAATTCCCTCATTTCTGGGCCATTGCATGGGTAGCCCATCAGGATTACAGCAAAGCCGGATTCAAATTGCTGCCATCGCAACAAGGACCAACTAAATTTACAGCCATCCAGACAGTTATTTATTCTTTGTTGATGATACCTGTTGGGATGTTGCCTTATTTCTTTAACATGAGTGGTATTGTAAGCATGTGGATATTGGTTGCAGCAAACATGTTTATGGTGATGCAATGTGTGCGGTTGTATATCAACATGGATGTAAAGAGTGCAAGAAGAGTTATGTTCAGCAGTTACATTTATCTGCCGATCGTGTTACTTGCGTTGCTTGCCGATAAAATTGCACAGCAATAA
- a CDS encoding cytochrome c oxidase subunit I, protein MSNETSHVHTSVVSVPHETHDEVHHGHHHETFLTKYVFSQDHKTIAKQFLITGMFWALLGGLFSVIFRLQLGYPDARFPWMETLLGEWAKGGQLQAEAYYALVTMHGTVLVFFVLTAGLSGTFSNFLIPLQVGARDMASPFLNMLSYWFFFTASIIMLSSLFVQTGPFSGGWTAYPPLSALGEASPGSKVGMDLWLVSMALFVVSSLLGGLNYIATVLNMRTKGMSMTRLPLTIWAFFFTAVLGVLSFPVLFSGFILLIFDRHFGTSFYLSDIYINGQALPNEGGSAILYQHLFWFLGHPEVYIILLPAMGMASEILSVNSRKPIFGYMAMIGSLFAITILAFLVWAHHMFVTGLNPFLGAFFVLLTLLIAVPSAIKVFNWLTTIWKGNIRFTPAMLFALGFVSLFISGGLTGIFLGNSALDIHLHDTYFVIAHFHIVMGVASMFGMFAGIYHWYPKMYGRYLNNTLGYIHFWVTMIGAYLIFWPMHYQGLAGVPRRYYKFDIWESFKHYDTLNKFISIVAIIVFLVQILFIINFFYSIWKGRKVTTQNPWGANTLEWTTPINPGHGNWAGEIPEVHRWAYDYGKDGQEFIPQTTPVGADESKH, encoded by the coding sequence ATGAGTAACGAGACATCACACGTACACACTTCAGTAGTAAGCGTTCCGCATGAAACGCATGACGAGGTGCATCATGGTCACCACCATGAAACGTTTTTGACGAAGTATGTTTTCAGCCAGGATCACAAAACAATTGCAAAACAGTTTTTGATCACTGGTATGTTCTGGGCATTGCTGGGAGGTTTGTTCTCTGTTATCTTCCGTTTGCAACTGGGTTATCCGGATGCACGCTTTCCATGGATGGAAACATTGTTAGGCGAGTGGGCAAAAGGCGGACAACTGCAGGCAGAAGCTTATTATGCATTGGTAACCATGCACGGTACCGTGTTGGTGTTCTTTGTATTAACAGCAGGCTTGAGTGGTACGTTCTCTAATTTCTTAATTCCTTTACAGGTGGGTGCACGTGATATGGCGTCACCATTTTTGAATATGCTTTCTTACTGGTTCTTCTTTACTGCCAGTATCATCATGTTGTCTTCTTTGTTTGTACAAACAGGGCCGTTCAGTGGTGGTTGGACAGCTTACCCTCCGTTGAGTGCATTGGGTGAAGCATCACCTGGGTCTAAAGTGGGGATGGATCTATGGCTTGTATCAATGGCATTATTCGTAGTATCATCATTACTTGGTGGTTTGAACTATATCGCAACCGTATTGAACATGCGTACAAAAGGTATGAGCATGACAAGGTTGCCACTCACTATCTGGGCATTCTTCTTTACAGCAGTATTGGGTGTATTATCATTCCCGGTGTTGTTCTCAGGGTTTATCTTATTGATCTTTGACCGTCACTTTGGAACAAGTTTCTACTTAAGTGATATCTATATAAACGGACAGGCTTTACCGAACGAAGGTGGTAGTGCAATTCTCTATCAACATTTGTTCTGGTTCTTAGGTCACCCTGAAGTGTACATCATTCTGTTACCGGCGATGGGCATGGCTTCAGAAATTTTATCGGTGAACAGCCGTAAACCAATCTTTGGTTATATGGCAATGATCGGATCATTATTTGCGATCACGATTCTGGCCTTCCTGGTATGGGCGCATCATATGTTTGTTACGGGATTGAATCCGTTCCTCGGAGCATTCTTCGTGTTACTTACTTTGTTGATCGCTGTACCAAGTGCTATCAAAGTATTTAACTGGTTAACTACAATCTGGAAAGGAAACATCCGCTTTACACCTGCTATGTTGTTTGCATTGGGTTTTGTGAGTTTGTTTATCTCCGGTGGTTTAACGGGTATCTTCCTTGGTAATTCTGCATTGGATATTCATCTGCACGATACATATTTCGTAATTGCTCACTTCCATATCGTAATGGGTGTGGCAAGTATGTTCGGAATGTTTGCAGGTATCTATCATTGGTATCCGAAAATGTATGGCCGTTATCTCAACAACACACTCGGCTATATTCACTTCTGGGTTACAATGATCGGTGCATACCTCATTTTCTGGCCAATGCACTACCAGGGTTTAGCGGGTGTGCCACGCCGTTATTACAAATTTGATATTTGGGAATCGTTCAAACATTATGATACGCTCAATAAGTTTATCAGTATTGTAGCCATCATTGTATTCCTTGTGCAGATCCTGTTTATCATCAACTTCTTCTACAGTATCTGGAAAGGAAGAAAAGTAACCACACAAAATCCATGGGGCGCCAATACATTGGAGTGGACCACACCGATCAACCCCGGCCATGGTAACTGGGCTGGTGAAATTCCTGAAGTACATCGTTGGGCGTACGATTACGGAAAAGATGGACAAGAATTCATTCCGCAAACCACACCGGTTGGCGCTGATGAAAGCAAACATTAA